The following are encoded together in the Streptomyces sp. NBC_00358 genome:
- a CDS encoding LCP family protein has translation MNDRYDGYTGGEPYELVGYDEFGQPVYRQVPQQPAQGYDGYDAQQQGYGYDPYATGRQEPVQPYDTGRQPPVSPYDTGQNRTVSPYDTGQHETVSPYDTGRQPSFDPFGSGAPRNGGTGTTPTPYDPYGRTTDAPGAASTGRQPRVAEQTAYIPQQAGPQQAGPAQAGPAQAGPEQDGAPRADRDYRTEQFAFVEEQEAESEDVIDWLKFTENRTERREEAKRRARSRVVALVVVVALVAVGGAGYLWYAGKLPGTAPGAKPGVTTAVTAQKRDVIVVHLHNTKGGGTSTALLVDNTTTRRGTTVLLPNSLALTDDDGSTTTLAKSVDGDGSSGTRDAIDTVLGTNIQGTWRLDTPYLNNLVELVGNIEVTTNTDVPDPDSKKKSDPPLVRKGTDQTLSGKMAVAYATYRASGEAQDAQLERFGQVMQGVMRKLSSDKQAATTTVQTLAQILDPSLTDQDLGAFLAKLADLAKGGDYKTALLPVQQDGTLNESTSSSVIKEVLGGTAKSPDAGAAVRVGIKNATGDKAATSQARVVLVNGGYTYLDSGTGAAQSVSQITYSNPAKKNDAIEVAKTLGLPTGTVKKGTVTTNADVSVVLGQDYKVSSGPKG, from the coding sequence GTGAACGACCGATACGACGGATACACGGGCGGCGAACCGTACGAACTCGTCGGCTACGACGAGTTCGGGCAGCCTGTGTACCGACAGGTCCCGCAGCAGCCCGCCCAGGGGTACGACGGCTACGACGCCCAGCAGCAGGGCTACGGCTACGACCCCTACGCGACGGGCCGTCAAGAACCTGTCCAGCCCTACGACACGGGCCGGCAGCCACCGGTGTCGCCCTATGACACGGGACAGAACCGAACCGTGTCCCCCTATGACACGGGTCAGCACGAGACCGTGTCGCCCTATGACACCGGCCGGCAGCCGTCCTTCGACCCGTTCGGCTCCGGGGCGCCCCGGAACGGCGGGACCGGGACCACGCCGACGCCGTACGACCCCTACGGACGGACCACCGACGCCCCGGGCGCCGCGAGCACCGGCCGGCAGCCCCGGGTCGCCGAGCAGACCGCCTACATCCCGCAGCAGGCCGGACCGCAGCAGGCCGGACCGGCGCAGGCCGGACCGGCGCAGGCCGGACCGGAGCAGGACGGCGCTCCCCGGGCCGACCGGGACTACCGCACCGAGCAGTTCGCCTTCGTCGAGGAGCAGGAAGCCGAGTCCGAGGACGTCATCGACTGGCTGAAGTTCACCGAGAACCGCACCGAGCGCCGCGAGGAGGCCAAGCGCCGCGCCCGCAGCCGGGTCGTCGCCCTGGTCGTGGTCGTCGCCCTCGTCGCGGTCGGTGGAGCGGGCTACCTCTGGTACGCGGGCAAGCTGCCCGGCACCGCCCCGGGCGCCAAGCCGGGCGTCACGACGGCCGTCACCGCCCAGAAGCGCGACGTGATCGTCGTCCACCTGCACAACACCAAGGGCGGCGGCACCTCCACGGCCCTGCTCGTCGACAACACCACCACCCGGCGGGGCACCACCGTCCTGTTGCCCAACTCCCTCGCCCTGACGGACGACGACGGCTCCACGACCACACTCGCCAAATCCGTCGACGGCGACGGCTCGTCCGGGACGCGGGACGCGATCGACACCGTGCTCGGTACGAACATCCAGGGCACCTGGCGGCTCGACACCCCCTACCTGAACAACCTCGTCGAGCTCGTCGGCAACATCGAGGTCACCACCAACACCGACGTGCCGGACCCCGACTCCAAGAAGAAGAGCGATCCCCCGCTCGTCAGGAAGGGCACGGACCAGACCCTCAGCGGCAAGATGGCCGTCGCCTACGCGACCTACCGGGCCTCCGGCGAGGCCCAGGACGCGCAGCTCGAGCGGTTCGGACAGGTCATGCAGGGGGTGATGCGCAAGCTGTCCTCGGACAAGCAGGCCGCGACGACCACCGTGCAGACCCTGGCCCAGATCCTCGACCCGTCCCTGACCGACCAGGACCTCGGCGCCTTCCTCGCCAAGCTCGCCGACCTCGCCAAGGGCGGTGACTACAAGACCGCGCTGCTGCCCGTGCAGCAGGACGGCACCCTGAACGAGAGCACCTCCAGCAGTGTGATCAAGGAGGTCCTCGGCGGTACGGCGAAGAGCCCCGACGCCGGCGCCGCGGTCCGCGTGGGAATCAAGAACGCCACCGGCGACAAGGCGGCCACCAGCCAGGCCCGCGTCGTCCTGGTCAACGGCGGCTACACCTACCTGGACTCGGGCACCGGCGCCGCCCAGAGCGTGTCGCAGATCACCTACAGCAACCCTGCCAAGAAGAACGACGCCATCGAAGTCGCCAAGACCCTGGGTCTGCCCACCGGCACGGTGAAGAAGGGCACGGTCACCACCAACGCGGACGTGTCCGTCGTCCTGGGCCAGGACTACAAGGTCAGCAGCGGCCCGAAGGGGTGA
- the leuS gene encoding leucine--tRNA ligase, translating into MSETNTAATAEQAAPHRYTAALAADIEARWQDFWDAEGTYEAPNPTGDLAGDPELAARPKKFIMDMFPYPSGAGLHVGHPLGYIATDVYARFQRMTGHNVLHTLGFDAFGLPAEQYAVQTGTHPRVSTEANMENMKVQLRALGLGHDKRRSFATIDPEYYKWTQWIFLQIFNSWYDDEAGKARPVSALVAQFESGERAVPATGSTTRAWNELSATERADVLSGFRLAYASDAPVNWCPGLGTVLANEEVTSDGRSERGNFPVFKAKLRQWNMRITAYADRLLDDLDALDWPEAIKLQQRNWIGRSEGARVDFPIDGEAITVFTTRQDTLFGATYMVLAPEHPLVEKFTPDAWPEGTHEVWTGGHATPAEAVAAYRAQAASKSDVERQAEAKDKTGVFTGTFATNPVNGEKVPVFIADYVLMGYGTGAIMAVPAHDTRDFAFARAFELPMRCVVEPSDDRGTDASTWDDAFASYDAKIVNSTGDDISLDGLGVVDAKARITEWLARRGIGEGTVNFRLRDWLFSRQRYWGEPFPIVYDEDGVAHSLPESMLPLELPEVEDYSPRTFDPDDANTSPETPLSRNEDWVAVTLDLGDGRGPQKYRRETNTMPNWAGSCWYELRYLDPHNDQKLVDPAIEQYWMGPREGQPTGGVDLYVGGAEHAVLHLLYARFWSKVLFDLGHISSAEPFHKLFNQGMIQAYVYRDSRGIAVPAAEVEEREGAYYYQGEKVSRLLGKMGKSLKNAVTPDEICAEYGADTLRLYEMAMGPLDVSRPWDTRAVVGQYRLLQRLWRNVVDEATGEVTVSAAEPDEDTLRALHKAIDGVRQDLEGMRFNTAIAKVTELNNHLTKAGGPVARPVVEALVLMVAPLAPHIAEELWRKLGHTDSVVHRDFPVADPAYVIDEAVTCVVQIKGKVKARLEVSPAISDEELEKVALADEKVVAALDGAGIRKVIVRAPKLVNIVTA; encoded by the coding sequence ATGAGCGAGACGAACACCGCTGCCACCGCCGAGCAGGCCGCGCCGCACCGCTACACGGCCGCTCTGGCCGCCGACATCGAGGCACGCTGGCAGGACTTCTGGGACGCCGAGGGCACGTACGAGGCTCCGAACCCCACCGGCGACCTGGCCGGCGACCCCGAGCTGGCCGCCAGGCCCAAGAAGTTCATCATGGACATGTTCCCGTACCCGTCGGGTGCGGGTCTGCACGTGGGTCACCCCCTGGGCTACATCGCCACCGATGTGTACGCCCGGTTCCAGCGGATGACCGGCCACAACGTCCTGCACACGCTGGGCTTCGACGCCTTCGGCCTGCCCGCCGAGCAGTACGCCGTGCAGACCGGCACGCACCCGCGCGTGTCCACCGAGGCCAACATGGAGAACATGAAGGTCCAGCTGCGCGCGCTGGGCCTGGGCCACGACAAGCGCCGGTCGTTCGCCACGATCGACCCGGAGTACTACAAGTGGACGCAGTGGATCTTCCTGCAGATCTTCAACTCCTGGTACGACGACGAGGCCGGCAAGGCCCGTCCCGTCTCCGCGCTGGTCGCCCAGTTCGAGAGCGGTGAGCGTGCCGTCCCCGCCACCGGCTCCACCACGCGCGCGTGGAACGAGCTGAGCGCCACCGAGCGCGCCGACGTCCTGAGCGGCTTCCGCCTGGCGTACGCCTCGGACGCGCCGGTCAACTGGTGCCCCGGCCTGGGCACCGTCCTGGCCAACGAGGAGGTCACCTCCGACGGCCGTTCCGAGCGCGGCAACTTCCCCGTCTTCAAGGCCAAGCTGCGCCAGTGGAACATGCGCATCACCGCCTACGCGGACCGCCTGCTGGACGACCTGGACGCGCTGGACTGGCCCGAGGCCATCAAGCTGCAGCAGCGCAACTGGATCGGCCGCTCCGAGGGCGCCCGCGTCGACTTCCCGATCGACGGCGAAGCGATCACGGTCTTCACCACCCGCCAGGACACCCTGTTCGGCGCCACCTACATGGTGCTGGCGCCGGAGCACCCGCTGGTCGAGAAGTTCACCCCGGACGCCTGGCCCGAGGGCACCCACGAGGTGTGGACCGGCGGTCACGCGACGCCCGCCGAGGCCGTCGCCGCCTACCGCGCGCAGGCCGCCTCCAAGTCCGACGTCGAGCGGCAGGCCGAGGCCAAGGACAAGACCGGCGTCTTCACGGGCACGTTCGCCACCAACCCGGTCAACGGCGAGAAGGTCCCGGTCTTCATCGCCGACTACGTACTGATGGGCTACGGCACCGGCGCGATCATGGCCGTCCCGGCGCACGACACCCGGGACTTCGCCTTCGCGCGCGCCTTCGAACTGCCCATGCGCTGTGTGGTCGAGCCCTCGGACGACCGCGGCACCGACGCCTCCACCTGGGACGACGCCTTCGCCTCGTACGACGCGAAGATCGTCAACTCCACCGGCGACGACATCTCCCTGGACGGCCTGGGCGTGGTCGACGCCAAGGCGCGCATCACGGAGTGGCTGGCGCGCCGCGGCATCGGCGAGGGCACCGTCAACTTCCGGCTGCGCGACTGGCTGTTCAGCCGCCAGCGCTACTGGGGCGAGCCCTTCCCGATCGTCTACGACGAGGACGGCGTCGCCCACTCGCTGCCCGAGTCGATGCTGCCCCTGGAACTGCCGGAGGTCGAGGACTACTCGCCGCGCACCTTCGACCCGGACGACGCGAACACGTCCCCGGAGACCCCGCTGTCCCGCAACGAGGACTGGGTCGCCGTCACCCTGGACCTGGGCGACGGCCGTGGCCCGCAGAAGTACCGCCGCGAGACCAACACCATGCCCAACTGGGCCGGTTCCTGCTGGTACGAGCTGCGCTACCTGGACCCGCACAACGACCAGAAGCTGGTCGACCCGGCCATCGAGCAGTACTGGATGGGCCCGCGCGAGGGGCAGCCGACCGGCGGCGTCGACCTGTACGTCGGCGGCGCCGAGCACGCCGTGCTGCACCTGCTGTACGCCCGCTTCTGGTCGAAGGTCCTGTTCGACCTGGGGCACATCTCGTCGGCCGAGCCGTTCCACAAGCTGTTCAACCAGGGCATGATCCAGGCCTACGTGTACCGCGACAGCCGCGGTATCGCCGTACCGGCGGCCGAGGTGGAGGAGCGCGAAGGCGCCTACTACTACCAGGGCGAGAAGGTCTCCCGGCTGCTGGGCAAGATGGGCAAGTCCCTGAAGAACGCGGTCACCCCGGACGAGATCTGCGCCGAGTACGGAGCGGACACGCTGCGCCTGTACGAGATGGCGATGGGTCCCCTGGACGTGTCCCGCCCGTGGGACACGCGCGCGGTGGTGGGCCAGTACCGCCTGCTGCAGCGGCTGTGGCGCAACGTCGTCGACGAGGCGACCGGCGAGGTCACGGTCTCCGCGGCCGAGCCGGACGAGGACACCCTGCGTGCCCTGCACAAGGCCATCGACGGTGTGCGCCAGGACCTGGAGGGCATGCGGTTCAACACCGCCATCGCCAAGGTCACCGAGCTGAACAACCACCTGACCAAGGCGGGCGGCCCGGTCGCCCGCCCGGTCGTCGAGGCCCTGGTGCTGATGGTCGCGCCGCTGGCCCCGCACATCGCCGAGGAACTGTGGCGCAAGCTGGGCCACACCGACTCGGTCGTCCACCGGGACTTCCCCGTCGCCGACCCCGCGTACGTCATCGACGAGGCCGTGACCTGCGTCGTCCAGATCAAGGGCAAGGTCAAGGCGCGCCTGGAGGTCTCCCCGGCGATCTCCGACGAGGAACTGGAGAAGGTGGCGCTGGCCGACGAGAAGGTCGTCGCGGCGCTGGACGGCGCCGGGATCCGCAAGGTGATCGTCCGCGCGCCGAAGTTGGTGAACATCGTCACCGCGTAG
- a CDS encoding NADH-ubiquinone oxidoreductase-F iron-sulfur binding region domain-containing protein, which yields MNEALPDVPEVRVVGLPQLTSGFDLVERLDLPMHLKVHGPLEPLGGEELAGLAEAINLKGRGGAGFPFGKKLRSVAESAIKKGIRPVVVVNGSEDEPACRKDTVLINRAPHLILDGALLVAEAMGARTLVIGVTRESTQRSMEAALAERGLSNRRGSPLRARVQRNPIRMVTGAAASLIRSIDGGPAVPPGRKVSASQTGVGGAPTLLSNAETFAQLAIAARIGPDRYRNTGLYDEPGTVMLTVSGAVARPMVIEVPTGVPLRYVLQLAGAPAMPQGVLTGGYHGKWLDAATVSEAIVSRDSLAAVGGALGAGAILPITQETCPLGESLRVAQWLADESAGQCGPCYLGLPAAARGLADILNGGGPAALEAVKQVAKSVKRRGACSHPDGSAMFIESTLKAFTDDLAAHVLGNGCGRPVEGVLPLFEDGQVPMGILSGPGEQEAGPSRQKIFVDWTLCRGHGLCADLLPEVFELGADGFPTVAQAPVPAYAEAKALRAVRRCPALALRLEEDTRSSAPARNLPVLSQGRGRRALGSGR from the coding sequence GTGAACGAGGCCCTGCCCGACGTCCCGGAAGTCCGCGTCGTCGGACTTCCGCAGCTCACGTCGGGTTTCGACCTGGTTGAACGTCTTGATCTACCCATGCACCTCAAGGTGCACGGTCCGCTCGAACCCCTGGGCGGGGAGGAGCTCGCGGGCCTCGCCGAGGCCATCAACCTGAAGGGCCGCGGCGGGGCCGGCTTCCCGTTCGGCAAGAAACTGCGCTCGGTCGCCGAGTCGGCCATCAAGAAGGGCATCCGCCCGGTGGTGGTCGTCAACGGAAGCGAGGACGAACCGGCCTGCCGCAAGGACACGGTGCTCATCAACCGTGCCCCGCACCTCATCCTCGACGGCGCCCTGCTGGTCGCGGAGGCCATGGGCGCCCGCACGCTCGTGATCGGTGTGACCCGCGAGTCCACCCAGCGCTCCATGGAAGCGGCGCTGGCCGAGCGGGGGCTGAGCAACCGCAGGGGATCGCCCCTTCGCGCGCGTGTGCAGCGCAATCCGATACGCATGGTGACCGGAGCAGCCGCGTCGCTGATCCGCTCGATCGACGGCGGCCCGGCCGTTCCGCCGGGCCGCAAGGTCAGCGCGTCCCAGACCGGTGTCGGCGGCGCGCCCACCCTGCTGTCGAACGCCGAGACGTTCGCGCAGCTGGCCATCGCCGCCCGCATCGGCCCCGACCGCTACCGCAACACGGGTCTGTACGACGAGCCCGGCACCGTCATGCTCACCGTCTCGGGCGCGGTGGCGCGCCCCATGGTGATCGAGGTCCCCACCGGCGTACCCCTGCGGTACGTGCTCCAGCTGGCCGGCGCCCCGGCGATGCCGCAGGGTGTGCTCACCGGCGGCTACCACGGCAAGTGGCTGGACGCGGCGACCGTCAGCGAGGCGATCGTCTCGCGGGACTCCCTGGCCGCGGTGGGCGGCGCGCTCGGCGCCGGCGCGATCCTCCCCATCACCCAGGAGACCTGCCCCCTCGGCGAGTCGCTGCGCGTGGCGCAGTGGCTGGCCGACGAGAGCGCGGGTCAGTGCGGTCCCTGCTACCTGGGGCTGCCCGCCGCGGCGCGCGGTCTGGCGGACATCCTCAACGGCGGCGGCCCGGCGGCGCTGGAGGCCGTGAAGCAGGTCGCCAAGTCCGTGAAGCGGCGCGGTGCCTGCTCCCACCCGGACGGTTCGGCGATGTTCATCGAGTCGACCCTGAAGGCGTTCACGGACGACCTGGCCGCGCATGTCCTCGGAAACGGCTGCGGAAGGCCCGTGGAGGGCGTTCTGCCGCTCTTCGAGGACGGTCAGGTACCCATGGGCATCCTGAGCGGCCCCGGCGAGCAGGAGGCGGGTCCCAGCCGCCAGAAGATCTTCGTGGACTGGACGCTGTGCCGCGGGCACGGCCTGTGCGCCGATCTCCTCCCCGAGGTCTTCGAACTGGGCGCCGACGGCTTCCCGACCGTCGCGCAGGCCCCGGTGCCCGCGTACGCCGAGGCGAAGGCACTGCGCGCGGTGCGTCGCTGCCCGGCGCTCGCCCTGCGTCTGGAGGAGGACACCAGGTCCTCCGCCCCCGCACGCAACCTGCCGGTCCTCTCCCAGGGGCGCGGTCGCCGCGCGCTCGGCAGCGGCCGCTGA
- a CDS encoding histidine phosphatase family protein encodes MSAEVRRTPGARDDGKPGRGRRVILWRHGQTSWNVDRRFQGSTDVELTETGVGQARRAARLLASLRPDAVVASDLKRAAATAAELAELTGLTVTHEEGLRETYAGVWQGLTHEEIIARHGEEYAAWKRGEPVRRGGGELETEVADRAAPVVLRHMEKLPDDGTLVVVSHGGTIRTTIGRLLGLESHHWESLGGLSNCCWSVLGEGARGWRLLEHNAGTLPEPVLGDDD; translated from the coding sequence GTGAGCGCCGAGGTCCGCAGGACGCCGGGCGCGAGGGACGACGGGAAGCCGGGCAGGGGCCGTCGCGTCATCCTGTGGCGGCACGGCCAGACCTCCTGGAACGTGGACCGCCGCTTCCAGGGCTCGACGGACGTCGAGCTGACCGAGACGGGCGTCGGGCAGGCCCGGCGTGCCGCCCGGCTGCTCGCCTCGCTGAGGCCCGACGCCGTCGTCGCCTCGGACCTCAAGCGCGCCGCCGCCACGGCGGCCGAGCTGGCCGAGCTCACCGGCCTCACCGTCACCCACGAGGAGGGCCTGCGCGAGACCTACGCGGGCGTCTGGCAGGGGCTGACGCATGAGGAGATCATCGCCCGCCACGGCGAGGAGTACGCCGCGTGGAAGCGCGGCGAGCCGGTGCGTCGCGGCGGGGGCGAGTTGGAGACCGAGGTCGCCGACCGCGCCGCCCCCGTGGTGCTGCGGCACATGGAGAAGCTCCCCGACGACGGCACCCTCGTGGTCGTCAGCCACGGCGGCACGATCCGCACCACCATCGGCCGTCTGCTCGGCCTGGAGTCCCACCACTGGGAGAGCCTCGGAGGCCTTTCCAACTGCTGCTGGTCCGTCCTCGGCGAGGGCGCCCGCGGCTGGCGGCTCCTGGAACACAACGCCGGCACGCTGCCGGAGCCGGTGCTCGGCGACGACGACTGA
- a CDS encoding cytochrome b/b6 domain-containing protein, with product MDPRRNNSSLPRVGRSAYGAATAAVLLLIPAIVLVGGNAVQDFLNFGAGVLSLVSLTCSVIWGLVAQDRLILDTRQRIVAQGIHRVTAIASIAFLLVHITVKLALDHTVLIAALIPFSLGVKGVGGLIGLGSLAGLLMIFVGITGALRNRFAAPAVVAARWRAMHMLAYPALCAALIHGLFAGRAAKPFFMISYELCLVGVIAALALRAAPNSVKHKVAARILALTGGGSPRGFRDDLDASRAAAMESPQQGSGGRSAQRSAGDNFVPSQRKETASPQYGGAPDPADTGGFAAAYRAVTPPGDGPAAPGTQQFQMPANMQPTQTFPRVDNGGNPSSWPVPSPPPVGEAPASAYDPLQDTGYTTPVYGNSPAGGYGTSDVYNTGETNASYRTYNTNDTYDSGPTTDVLPGAFDAPGSGESWNAPSGGFK from the coding sequence ATGGACCCTCGTCGTAACAACAGCTCGCTTCCCCGGGTGGGCCGTTCGGCCTACGGGGCGGCTACGGCTGCCGTCCTGCTCCTCATACCCGCGATCGTGCTGGTGGGAGGCAACGCAGTCCAGGACTTCCTGAACTTCGGCGCCGGCGTCCTGTCGCTGGTCTCCCTGACCTGCTCGGTGATCTGGGGCCTGGTCGCCCAGGACCGGCTCATCCTCGACACACGTCAGCGGATCGTCGCGCAGGGTATCCACCGGGTGACCGCCATCGCCTCGATCGCGTTCCTCCTGGTGCACATCACCGTCAAGCTGGCCCTGGACCACACCGTCCTGATCGCCGCGCTGATCCCCTTCAGCCTGGGCGTCAAGGGCGTCGGCGGACTCATCGGCCTCGGCTCGCTGGCCGGTCTGCTCATGATCTTCGTCGGCATCACCGGCGCACTGCGCAATCGGTTCGCCGCACCCGCCGTGGTCGCCGCCCGCTGGCGCGCCATGCACATGCTGGCCTACCCCGCACTGTGCGCGGCCCTGATCCACGGCCTGTTCGCGGGGCGCGCGGCCAAGCCCTTCTTCATGATCTCGTACGAGTTGTGCCTGGTCGGTGTCATCGCCGCCCTCGCGCTGCGTGCCGCCCCGAACTCCGTGAAGCACAAGGTCGCGGCGCGGATCCTGGCGCTCACCGGCGGCGGCAGCCCCCGCGGGTTCCGCGACGACCTGGACGCCTCCCGCGCCGCCGCGATGGAGTCGCCGCAGCAGGGCTCCGGTGGACGCTCCGCCCAGCGGTCCGCCGGCGACAACTTCGTCCCGTCCCAGCGCAAGGAGACCGCCTCCCCGCAGTACGGCGGCGCGCCCGACCCCGCGGACACGGGCGGCTTCGCGGCGGCCTACCGGGCCGTGACCCCTCCCGGCGACGGCCCCGCGGCCCCCGGGACACAGCAGTTCCAGATGCCCGCGAACATGCAGCCCACCCAGACGTTCCCCCGTGTCGACAACGGCGGCAACCCGAGCAGCTGGCCCGTCCCCTCGCCGCCCCCCGTCGGCGAGGCACCGGCGTCGGCGTACGACCCGCTCCAGGACACCGGATACACCACCCCGGTCTATGGCAATTCACCCGCCGGCGGCTACGGCACGAGTGATGTGTACAACACCGGTGAGACGAACGCGTCCTACCGCACGTACAACACCAACGACACGTACGACAGCGGTCCCACGACTGACGTACTGCCGGGCGCCTTCGACGCTCCTGGCTCCGGTGAATCCTGGAATGCCCCTTCCGGAGGCTTTAAGTGA
- a CDS encoding M48 family metallopeptidase, whose product MSDDGHDRNGHEKVPSRQRRRFEGISSRAYEHPADRSALVALRKLSGFDTVFKALSGLLPERSLRLLFLSDSVRVSDAQFAHLNDMLRDACYILDLEKVPPMYVNQDPQPNAMCIGLDDPIIVVTTGLVELLDEEEMRAVIGHEAGHALSGHAVYRTILLFLTNLAVRVAWIPLGNLAIMAIVTALREWFRKSELSADRAGLLVGQDLRASMRGLMKIAGGNHLHEMNVDAFLEQAEEYESAGDLRDSVLKILNVLPRTHPFTAVRAAELKKWAESRDYQRIMDGHYPRRDADKDTSVSDSFRQSAASYASDMKNSKDPLMKLVSDIAGGAGDLGGRVRRGFGGFTGGAPKDDGAAGATGTEEASGGTRSDDEDTDGRD is encoded by the coding sequence ATGTCCGACGACGGCCACGACCGGAACGGCCACGAGAAAGTGCCGAGCAGGCAGCGCAGGCGCTTCGAGGGGATCTCCTCCCGGGCGTACGAACACCCGGCGGACCGCTCGGCCCTGGTGGCCCTGCGCAAGCTCAGCGGCTTCGACACGGTCTTCAAGGCACTGAGCGGCCTGCTGCCCGAGCGCAGCCTGCGACTGCTCTTCCTGTCCGACTCGGTGCGCGTCTCGGACGCCCAGTTCGCGCACCTCAACGACATGCTGCGGGACGCCTGTTACATCCTGGACCTGGAGAAGGTCCCGCCGATGTACGTGAACCAGGACCCGCAGCCGAACGCGATGTGCATCGGCCTGGACGATCCGATCATCGTGGTGACGACCGGGCTCGTCGAGCTGCTGGACGAGGAGGAGATGCGGGCGGTCATCGGCCACGAGGCCGGTCACGCGCTGTCCGGTCACGCCGTCTACCGCACGATCCTGCTGTTCCTCACCAACCTCGCGGTCCGGGTCGCCTGGATCCCGCTCGGGAACCTCGCGATCATGGCGATCGTGACCGCGCTGCGCGAGTGGTTCCGCAAGTCGGAGCTGTCCGCTGACCGTGCTGGGCTCCTGGTCGGCCAGGACCTGCGGGCCTCGATGCGCGGTCTGATGAAGATCGCGGGCGGCAATCATCTGCACGAGATGAACGTGGACGCGTTCCTGGAGCAGGCCGAGGAGTACGAGTCGGCCGGCGACCTGCGGGACTCCGTGCTCAAGATCCTCAACGTGCTGCCGCGGACGCACCCCTTCACCGCGGTCCGCGCGGCCGAGCTGAAGAAGTGGGCGGAGTCCCGCGACTACCAGCGGATCATGGACGGCCACTACCCGCGGCGCGACGCGGACAAGGACACCTCGGTGTCGGACTCCTTCCGGCAGTCGGCGGCCAGCTACGCCAGCGACATGAAGAACTCCAAGGATCCGCTGATGAAGCTGGTCAGCGACATCGCGGGCGGCGCGGGCGACCTCGGGGGCCGGGTACGGCGCGGGTTCGGGGGCTTCACGGGCGGAGCACCGAAGGACGACGGTGCCGCCGGTGCCACCGGTACCGAGGAGGCGTCGGGTGGGACCCGCTCCGACGACGAGGACACCGACGGCCGGGACTGA
- the nadD gene encoding nicotinate-nucleotide adenylyltransferase, with protein sequence MGEQDMPTGPASDTESAVGGAAGSASGTAAGTARRLTPGPGKGPSNPGKRRLGVMGGTFDPIHHGHLVAASEVAAQFHLDQVVFVPTGQPWQKTDRRVTPAEDRYLMTVIATAENPQFSVSRIDIDRGGPTYTTDTLRDLRSLNPDADLFFITGADALGQILTWRYTEELFSLAHFIGVTRPGHPLTDPGLPEGGVSLVEVPALAISSTDCRARVAKGDPVWYLVPDGVVRYIDKRELYRGQ encoded by the coding sequence ATGGGAGAGCAGGACATGCCTACCGGTCCGGCGAGTGACACGGAGAGCGCCGTCGGCGGCGCCGCGGGCAGTGCGAGCGGCACGGCCGCGGGCACTGCCAGGCGTCTGACGCCCGGCCCCGGCAAAGGTCCCTCGAATCCGGGCAAGCGCCGCCTCGGCGTCATGGGCGGCACCTTCGACCCGATCCATCACGGGCACCTGGTCGCGGCCAGCGAGGTCGCCGCGCAGTTCCATCTCGACCAGGTGGTGTTCGTACCGACCGGGCAGCCCTGGCAGAAGACCGACCGCAGGGTCACCCCGGCCGAGGACCGCTATCTGATGACGGTCATCGCGACCGCCGAGAACCCCCAGTTCTCGGTCAGCCGGATCGACATCGACCGCGGCGGCCCGACCTACACGACGGACACGCTGCGCGACCTGCGCTCGCTCAATCCGGACGCGGACCTCTTCTTCATCACCGGCGCCGACGCGCTCGGCCAGATCCTCACCTGGCGCTACACGGAAGAACTGTTCTCCCTCGCGCACTTCATCGGGGTCACCCGGCCCGGTCACCCGCTGACCGACCCGGGACTCCCGGAGGGCGGTGTCTCGCTCGTCGAGGTTCCCGCGCTCGCCATCTCGTCCACAGACTGCCGTGCGAGAGTCGCCAAGGGCGACCCCGTCTGGTACCTGGTGCCGGACGGTGTGGTGCGCTACATCGACAAGCGTGAGCTGTACCGCGGCCAGTGA
- the rsfS gene encoding ribosome silencing factor produces the protein MTATDRSIELINTAAQAAADKLAHDIIAYDVSDVLSITDAFLLASAPNDRQVKSIVDEIEERLNKELGTKPVRREGDREARWVLLDYVDIVVHVQHSEERVFYALERLWKDCPELDLPEEAKATRGKGAEHAKFQTEEDSADLGELR, from the coding sequence GTGACCGCCACGGACCGCTCCATCGAGCTCATCAACACCGCCGCACAGGCGGCTGCCGACAAGCTCGCGCACGACATCATCGCCTACGACGTCAGCGATGTGCTCTCCATCACCGACGCCTTCCTGCTGGCGTCCGCGCCCAACGACCGCCAGGTCAAGTCGATCGTCGACGAGATCGAGGAGCGCCTGAACAAGGAGCTCGGCACCAAGCCGGTGCGCCGCGAGGGCGACCGCGAGGCACGCTGGGTGCTGCTCGACTACGTCGACATCGTGGTGCACGTCCAGCACAGCGAGGAGCGCGTCTTCTACGCCCTGGAGCGGCTCTGGAAGGACTGCCCCGAGCTGGACCTGCCCGAAGAGGCCAAGGCGACCCGTGGCAAGGGCGCCGAGCACGCCAAGTTCCAGACCGAGGAGGACTCCGCCGACCTGGGGGAGCTGCGGTGA